The following coding sequences lie in one Arabidopsis thaliana chromosome 3, partial sequence genomic window:
- the PP2CA gene encoding protein phosphatase 2CA (protein phosphatase 2CA (PP2CA); FUNCTIONS IN: protein binding, protein serine/threonine phosphatase activity, phosphoprotein phosphatase activity; INVOLVED IN: in 6 processes; LOCATED IN: protein serine/threonine phosphatase complex; EXPRESSED IN: 26 plant structures; EXPRESSED DURING: 16 growth stages; CONTAINS InterPro DOMAIN/s: Protein phosphatase 2C, manganese/magnesium aspartate binding site (InterPro:IPR000222), Protein phosphatase 2C-related (InterPro:IPR001932), Protein phosphatase 2C (InterPro:IPR015655), Protein phosphatase 2C, N-terminal (InterPro:IPR014045); BEST Arabidopsis thaliana protein match is: highly ABA-induced PP2C gene 2 (TAIR:AT1G07430.1); Has 6894 Blast hits to 6854 proteins in 510 species: Archae - 4; Bacteria - 413; Metazoa - 1689; Fungi - 773; Plants - 2747; Viruses - 7; Other Eukaryotes - 1261 (source: NCBI BLink).) produces MAGICCGVVGETEPAAPVDSTSRASLRRRLDLLPSIKIVADSAVAPPLENCRKRQKRETVVLSTLPGNLDLDSNVRSENKKARSAVTNSNSVTEAESFFSDVPKIGTTSVCGRRRDMEDAVSIHPSFLQRNSENHHFYGVFDGHGCSHVAEKCRERLHDIVKKEVEVMASDEWTETMVKSFQKMDKEVSQRECNLVVNGATRSMKNSCRCELQSPQCDAVGSTAVVSVVTPEKIIVSNCGDSRAVLCRNGVAIPLSVDHKPDRPDELIRIQQAGGRVIYWDGARVLGVLAMSRAIGDNYLKPYVIPDPEVTVTDRTDEDECLILASDGLWDVVPNETACGVARMCLRGAGAGDDSDAAHNACSDAALLLTKLALARQSSDNVSVVVVDLRKRRNNQASS; encoded by the exons ATGGCTGGGATTTGTTGCGGTGTTGTTGGAGAGACTGAACCGGCGGCACCGGTTGATTCAACTTCTCGAGCTTCTCTTAGACGGAGGTTAGATCTACTTCCGTCGATCAAAATTGTTGCTGACTCCGCCGTTGCTCCTCCGCTTGAAAACTGCCGTAAACGGCAGAAGCGTGAGACAGTAGTGCTCTCGACGTTACCGGGAAATCTAGATCTGGATTCGAATGTGAGGAGTGAGAATAAGAAGGCTAGATCAGCGGTTACGAATTCAAATTCTGTTACGGAAGCAGAGAGTTTCTTTTCCGATGTACCTAAGATCGGTACGACGTCGGTTTGTGGTAGAAGACGAGACATGGAAGACGCTGTCTCGATTCATCCTTCGTTTCTTCAACGGAACTCTGAGAATCATCATTTCTACGGTGTCTTTGACGGCCATGGCTGCTCTCAT GTTGCGGAGAAGTGCAGAGAACGGTTGCATGATATAGTGAAGAAGGAAGTTGAAGTTATGGCTTCCGACGAGTGGACAGAGACGATGGTTAagagttttcaaaaaatggaTAAAGAAGTTAGCCAACGAGAGTGTAACTTAGTTGTTAATGGTGCTACTCGGAGTATGAAAAATTCTTGTAGATGTGAATTGCAGTCTCCTCAGTGTGACGCCGTCGGATCCACCGCTGTTGTATCGGTTGTCACGCCGGAGAAGATCATTGTTTCTAATTGCGGTGATTCACGGGCTGTGCTTTGTCGTAACGGTGTAGCCATTCCTCTCTCCGTAGATCACAAG CCGGATCGACCCGATGAATTGATTCGGATCCAACAAGCTGGTGGGCGAGTTATATATTGGGATGGAGCTAGGGTTCTTGGAGTTCTTGCCATGTCTAGAGCAATTG gTGATAATTACTTGAAACCGTATGTGATTCCGGATCCGGAGGTAACAGTGACGGATCGAACTGATGAGGATGAGTGTTTGATCTTGGCGAGTGATGGACTATGGGATGTTGTACCAAACGAGACGGCGTGTGGCGTGGCTCGCATGTGCCTTCGAGGTGCTGGTGCGGGTGACGACTCAGATGCGGCGCACAATGCGTGCTCCGATGCGGCGTTGCTCTTAACAAAGTTGGCTCTAGCAAGACAGAGCTCCGATAACGTGAGCGTCGTTGTGGTTGActtgaggaagaggaggaatAATCAAGCGTCGTCTTAA
- a CDS encoding beta-1,3-N-acetylglucosaminyltransferase lunatic protein, putative (DUF604) (Protein of unknown function (DUF604); CONTAINS InterPro DOMAIN/s: Protein of unknown function DUF604 (InterPro:IPR006740); BEST Arabidopsis thaliana protein match is: Protein of unknown function (DUF604) (TAIR:AT2G37730.1); Has 709 Blast hits to 698 proteins in 110 species: Archae - 0; Bacteria - 0; Metazoa - 213; Fungi - 200; Plants - 281; Viruses - 0; Other Eukaryotes - 15 (source: NCBI BLink).), whose translation MKANRGGGEHGQHEALKLSSFFFMPERPRDYLVLFTRFSVLTCLIVSVSLVLRATFLSPSARDYSTTYGLKLTAVPQKAIALPPSASVGPTNISHIFFSIAGAAETWIDRSQYISLWWRNTTRGFVWLDEPVKIPENHSDVRFSIPTRVSDPGWTRFKFSSSRAAVRIARIIWDSYRLNLPNVRWFVMGDDDTVFFTENLVKVLSKYDHEQMWYIGGNSESVEQDVMHAYDMAFGGGGFALSRPLAARLAAAMDDCLQRYFYFYGSDQRIASCISEIGVPFTEERGFHQLDIRGDPYGFLAAHPLAPLVSLHHLVYLDPMFPNKNPIESLQTLMKPYTLDPNRILQQINCHDRKRQWSISISWGYTIQIYTYFLTATELTTPLQTFKTWRSSSDGPFVFNTRPLKPDPCERPVTYFMDGAEDVRDSGTKTWYSIGDKNYGHCGKIEHTRLTKVKRILVTSMKTDPEYWNKAPRRQCCEVMEGKVGKRKEKEMLLRIRKCRSLEKI comes from the exons atgaaAGCAAATCGCGGCGGCGGAGAGCACGGCCAACACGAGGCTCTAAAGCTttccagtttcttcttcatgcCGGAGCGGCCACGTGATTACCTCGTGCTTTTCACACGTTTCTCCGTCCTCACGTGCCTCATCGTCTCCGTATCTCTTGTTCTCCGCGCCACTTTTTTATCCCCTTCCGCTCGAGACTATTCCACCACCTACGGTCTCAAATTAACCGCCGTACCTCAAAAAGCCATAGCTCTCCCTCCGTCCGCATCCGTCGGACCAACCAATATCTCccatatcttcttctctatcgCCGGAGCAGCTGAGACATGGATCGATCGGAGCCAGTACATCTCCTTATGGTGGCGAAACACGACACGTGGCTTCGTCTGGCTCGATGAACCGGTGAAAATCCCTGAAAATCACTCCGATGTCAGATTCTCGATCCCGACTCGAGTTTCTGATCCAGGCTGGACTCGATTCAAATTCTCCAGCTCAAGAGCCGCGGTTCGAATCGCTCGTATAATCTGGGATAGTTATCGGTTAAATCTACCAAATGTCCGGTGGTTCGTCATGGGAGATGACGATACCGTCTTCTTCACCGAGAATCTCGTCAAGGTTCTCTCAAAGTACGACCACGAGCAGATGTGGTACATCGGAGGAAACTCAGAGAGCGTCGAGCAAGACGTGATGCACGCGTACGATATGGCGTTTGGCGGCGGTGGTTTCGCTCTGAGCCGTCCATTAGCGGCGCGTTTGGCCGCCGCGATGGATGATTGTCTCCAAcgttatttctatttttacggTTCTGATCAGAGAATCGCGTCTTGCATCAGCGAGATCGGCGTTCCGTTCACCGAAGAACGCGGTTTTCATCAG CTTGACATAAGAGGAGATCCATACGGGTTTCTAGCGGCGCATCCATTGGCACCGCTTGTATCGTTGCATCACCTTGTTTACTTAGACCCAATGTTCCCTAACAAAAACCCGATCGAGTCGTTACAGACCCTAATGAAACCTTATACCTTAGACCCGAATCGAATACTCCAACAGATTAATTGTCATGATCGCAAACGTCAATGGTCTATATCCATCTCTTGGGGATACACCATTCAGATATACACTTACTTCTTGACTGCTACGGAGCTGACTACGCCGTTGCAGACCTTCAAAACTTGGCGGTCTTCCAGCGATGGACCTTTCGTGTTTAACACTCGGCCCTTGAAACCTGACCCCTGTGAGCGTCCGGTCACTTATTTCATGGATGGTGCCGAGGATGTACGGGATAGTGGGACGAAAACTTGGTATAGCATAGGGGATAAGAACTATGGTCATTGCGGAAAGATTGAGCATACTCGATTAACTAAAGTGAAGAGGATATTGGTGACTTCAATGAAGACGGATCCTGAGTATTGGAACAAG GCACCGAGGAGACAGTGTTGTGAGGTGATGGAAGGAAAAgtaggaaaaagaaaagagaaagaaatgttGTTAAGGATTAGAAAATGCAGATCTTTGgagaagatataa